The Montipora capricornis isolate CH-2021 chromosome 1, ASM3666992v2, whole genome shotgun sequence genome contains a region encoding:
- the LOC138053369 gene encoding uromodulin-like isoform X2, producing the protein MAEIWLSIISRVFITCHVIVSVINAQHCRTASSEYGKMLQGHTFQTLMAGNPLECMLKCNTEIQCQSINYEIMTNECELNNRTKEARPEDFVEKQGKLYAKRWLRRVPLGSIRELPAWSCKEIKSSEGDEMVSGKQWMHSSVTPGEVALVECDVSAIDDKDECQSASTHSCHEDATCQNTVGSYKCVCKEGFYGDGKTSCATVVTGEGCSGYKWLTEANRHRDSPPSTTLCDRNLITQKAWYRFGNESGNHMPTTCIAKHKCNTHAPGWLNGSHPEVHDGIVTRRVCYHWSSSCCYWETHIRLRNCGPFYSYELMSTPACQLRYCGE; encoded by the exons ATGGCTGAGATCTGGCTGTCAATCATCAGCCGTGTTTTCATCACTTGCCATGTCATTGTCAGCGTGATCAATGCTCAGCATTGTAGGACGGCATCTTCAGAGTATGGAAAAATGCTCCAGGGTCATACATTTCAAACTTTGATGGCCGGAAATCCATTGGAGTGTATGCTCAAGTGTAATACAGAAATCCAATGTCAAAGCATTAACTACGAAATCATGACGAACGAGTGTGAGTTAAATAATCGCACAAAGGAAGCCAGGCCCGAGGATTTCGTGGAAAAACAAGGCAAACTCTACGCTAAACGCTGGTTGAGACGAG TTCCTCTCGGTTCCATTCGCGAGTTGCCTGCGTGGTCTTGCAAGGAAATTAAAAGTAGCGAGGGCGATGAAATGGTCAGCGGTAAACAATGGATGCATTCATCTGTAACACCAGGGGAAGTGGCTTTAGTGGAATGTGATGTCAGTGCAATCGATG ATAAAGATGAATGCCAAAGCGCATCGACACACAGTTGCCATGAAGACGCTACATGCCAAAATACAGTGGGCTCATATAAATGTGTCTGTAAAGAAGGGTTTTACGGAGACGGTAAAACAAGCTGCGCTACTGTAG TAACAGGGGAAGGCTGTTCAGGGTATAAGTGGTTAACAGAAGCTAACAGACACCGAGATTCTCCGCCATCCACTACCCTTTGTGACCGCAATTTGATCACTCAGAAAGCCTGGTACCGCTTTGGAAACGAGTCTGGTAATCACATGCCAACAACTTGCATCGCTAAGCACAAGTGTAACACGCATGCGCCTGGCTGGCTGAACGGAAGCCATCCCGAAGTGCATGATGGAATTGTGACAAGGCGCGTTTGCTATCATTGGTCTAGTAGTTGCTGTTACTGGGAAACTCATATTAGGCTCAGGAATTGTGGTCCGTTTTACAGCTACGAGCTTATGAGTACACCAGCTTGCCAGCTTCGCTATTGTGGAGAATGA
- the LOC138053405 gene encoding Golgi-associated plant pathogenesis-related protein 1-like, protein MSSKFQKECLDTHNKLRAEHGAPPLKWSAKLASESEKWAKELLRNNKLQHSSGEYGENLAFASGYELTGAGATQMWYDEIKNYNFDNPGNFGGTGHFTQVVWIASQQMGVAIAGEGNGPQYVVARYSPAGNLLGHYQENVMPKDTKAKGGKSGKGKACIIL, encoded by the exons ATGTCCAGTAAGTTTCAAAAGGAATGCCTTGATACACATAACAAACTGCGTGCTGAGCACGGTGCGCCGCCGCTGAAATGGTCAGCTAAACTTGCTTCTGAATCAGAAAAATGGGCGAAAGAACTGCTTAGGAACAATAAACTACAACACAGCTCTGGCGAATATGGAGAAAATCTGGCGTTTGCCTCTG GTTATGAATTAACTGGCGCAGGTGCCACCCAGATGTGGTATGATGAAATCAAAAATTACAACTTTGATAATCCTGGAAATTTCGGAGGCACGGGACACTTTACTCAAGTCGTATGGATAGCATCACAACAAATGGGCGTCGCAATAGCTGGTGAAGGAAACGGACCACAATATGTAGTTGCCAGATACAGCCCTGCTGGAAATCTCCTGGGTCATTATCAAGAGAACGTAATGCCCAAGGATACAAAAGCCAAGGGAGGAAAGTCTG GTAAAGGGAAAGCTTGTATTATCCTGTGA
- the LOC138053369 gene encoding uncharacterized protein isoform X1 encodes MAEIWLSIISRVFITCHVIVSVINAQHCRTASSEYGKMLQGHTFQTLMAGNPLECMLKCNTEIQCQSINYEIMTNECELNNRTKEARPEDFVEKQGKLYAKRWLRRGKYAFKRFSRNQSQQRTDSALSTSLVPLGSIRELPAWSCKEIKSSEGDEMVSGKQWMHSSVTPGEVALVECDVSAIDDKDECQSASTHSCHEDATCQNTVGSYKCVCKEGFYGDGKTSCATVVTGEGCSGYKWLTEANRHRDSPPSTTLCDRNLITQKAWYRFGNESGNHMPTTCIAKHKCNTHAPGWLNGSHPEVHDGIVTRRVCYHWSSSCCYWETHIRLRNCGPFYSYELMSTPACQLRYCGE; translated from the exons ATGGCTGAGATCTGGCTGTCAATCATCAGCCGTGTTTTCATCACTTGCCATGTCATTGTCAGCGTGATCAATGCTCAGCATTGTAGGACGGCATCTTCAGAGTATGGAAAAATGCTCCAGGGTCATACATTTCAAACTTTGATGGCCGGAAATCCATTGGAGTGTATGCTCAAGTGTAATACAGAAATCCAATGTCAAAGCATTAACTACGAAATCATGACGAACGAGTGTGAGTTAAATAATCGCACAAAGGAAGCCAGGCCCGAGGATTTCGTGGAAAAACAAGGCAAACTCTACGCTAAACGCTGGTTGAGACGAGGTAAGTATGCATTCAAACGTTTTTCACGGAACCAATCGCAGCAGCGTACAGATTCTGCATTGTCTACCTCCCTAGTTCCTCTCGGTTCCATTCGCGAGTTGCCTGCGTGGTCTTGCAAGGAAATTAAAAGTAGCGAGGGCGATGAAATGGTCAGCGGTAAACAATGGATGCATTCATCTGTAACACCAGGGGAAGTGGCTTTAGTGGAATGTGATGTCAGTGCAATCGATG ATAAAGATGAATGCCAAAGCGCATCGACACACAGTTGCCATGAAGACGCTACATGCCAAAATACAGTGGGCTCATATAAATGTGTCTGTAAAGAAGGGTTTTACGGAGACGGTAAAACAAGCTGCGCTACTGTAG TAACAGGGGAAGGCTGTTCAGGGTATAAGTGGTTAACAGAAGCTAACAGACACCGAGATTCTCCGCCATCCACTACCCTTTGTGACCGCAATTTGATCACTCAGAAAGCCTGGTACCGCTTTGGAAACGAGTCTGGTAATCACATGCCAACAACTTGCATCGCTAAGCACAAGTGTAACACGCATGCGCCTGGCTGGCTGAACGGAAGCCATCCCGAAGTGCATGATGGAATTGTGACAAGGCGCGTTTGCTATCATTGGTCTAGTAGTTGCTGTTACTGGGAAACTCATATTAGGCTCAGGAATTGTGGTCCGTTTTACAGCTACGAGCTTATGAGTACACCAGCTTGCCAGCTTCGCTATTGTGGAGAATGA